From the Kallotenue papyrolyticum genome, the window AGCGGCGGGAACAACGCCGGCCACACGGTGATCAACGATCGTGGCGTGTTCAAACTGCATCTGATCCCCGCCGGTATATTCAACCCCTCCACTGCCAACATCATTGGTACAGGCGTCGTTGTCGATCCGGCGTCGCTGTTGGAAGAGATGGAGACGCTGGCCGCCGCCGACGTATCGTTTGATCGATTGTACATCAGCGATCGCGCGCATGTCATTCTGCCCTACCACCGCGAGCAGGATCGGCTGCAGGAGACCTTGCGCGGTGACGGCAAGATCGGTACCACAGGGCGTGGCGTGGGGCCAGCCTACAGCGATAAAATGGAGCGCATTGGCTTGCGCATGGCCGACCTGCGCGATGAGCATACGCTGCGTCAGCAGTTGGCGCGCGCAGCAAGCATGAAGAATGCCTTTTTCCGCGCGCTGAACGGACCGCAGGTCGTGGCCGAGGAGCTGTTCGAACAGTTGCGCGCCTATGGTCAGCGTTTGCGGGCGCATATCGTGCCGTCGCATCCGCTGGTACAGCGCGCGCTGCAGCGTGGCGAACGCATTCTGCTGGAGGGGGCGCAGGCCTCGCTGCTGGATGTTGATTGGGGCACCTATCCCTACGTCACCTCGTCGGCGCCGGGCGCGGCGGGCGCTTGTCAGGGATCGGGCATCGGGCCGCGTCATCTGTCGCGCATTCTGGGGGTGTACAAGGCCTACACCACGCGCGTCGGCGGTGGACCGTTTCCCACCGAGCTGCGCGACGAGACCGGCGATCTGCTGCGCGAACGTGGCCACGAGTACGGTACGACGACGGGGCGTCCCCGGCGTTGTGGTTGGTTCGACGCCGTGGCGGCGCGCTATGTGGCTGAACTCAACAGTCTGACCCATCTGGTGATCACCAAACTCGATGTGCTCGATCCGTTGCCCGTGATTCGCATCTGCACCGGCTACCGCCTGAAGGGCGAGTTGATCGACTACATGCCAACGCTGGCCAGTGAGCTGGAGCGCGTCGAGCCGATCTACGAAGAGTTGCCCGGCTGGCAAAGCGATACGAGTGCCGTTCGCGACTACGCTGCGCTGCCGGCCAATGCCCGGCGCTACCTCGAACGTCTGGCCGAACTGATCGGCGTGCCGCTGGCGATCATTTCCGTCGGGGCGTCGCGCGACGCCAGCATTACGCGCGTGCCGGTGGAAGCCCTGTTCGCGTAGCCCGGATGTGCTGCACAAAACACAACAGCGGCTGTGATCCGCACAGCCGCTGTTGTGCTTGCTGGAGGCGACGACGGGATTCGAACCCGTGATGGAGGTTTTGCAGACCTCTGCCTTACCACTTGGCTACGTCGCCCTAGACGCGCTGTAGGCGGTCCATATTGTACCATAGCAGCCCTGGTCGGGCAACCCTCTTCAGCGGATCTCAGCTATGCCTGCCTGGTAGAGTACGTCGTTGAGGTAGAACCGCAAACGATACACACCCTGGGCGAGCGGCTGGCCGGAGGGATAGTGCAGCAGCGGGGTGAAACGGATCGCCGAGTTCGTGATCGGGCACTGGTTGTCAGGATTGTCGCGGCGGCAATCCAACGCCGTCGTGCCGCCCGGAAAATCCCACTCGACTCGCCAGAAAAAGCCCTCTGCGCCGCCTACATCGACGATGGCGTAGATGCGGCTGATGCCGTACGCGAAGGAATAGCCCGCATCAAGGGGCGCGCCATCGGCGCCGAGCTGTGACGCAAAGATGATCGGCTCCACCTGGGGTGCGCGCTGCACCAGCGGCAGATAGATCCGCCCATGGTCGGCCCGCGCTGTGCCTGCCAGCGCGAGCGCCAGCCAGCCGATCAGCGCCAGCAGGGTATGCCTGACCAGTGTGTGGGGTTGCATCCTGTCCTCCTCCCGTTGTCAAGCGGCGCTGGGATGATGCGGCGGACGACTCAGGGCCGTCCATAGATCTCATAGCCGCCGATCTCGGCCAGCTTCTCGAAGTTCTGCGCCTGAACGACCTCCCAGAAGCCATCTGCACGGATCCCGTAATACGTCACGATCAGGGTGGGCGGGTTGGTGACCAGTGCCTGGCGCAGCTCGGCCCGCGCCGCCGGAAGCAGCGCGAGTGGATAGTCATAGATGTAGCGACTGACGGCGTGGCGCTGGGCTAGCAGGTAGATCTCGGGCTCGGCGGCAAAGACGTGAATTGGTGCGTCCGGCGGCGTGTGACGGCGGATATAGTCGGCGACCAGCGGCGCGGGCGCGAAGTAGTGTTTGCCCTCTTCACCGTAGAGGCGTTCGGCCAGCTTTGCGGGCGTGGCACCGATCAATTGCAGGTTCTGCCGCACCATCGGTGCGGTCAGCAAGACCACCAGCAGCAACGCGGCAATCCCGCTCAGCAACTGCGCGCGTGGTGCGGGCTCATGCTGCCGCCACAGCCAGGCGATGCAGGCGGCCGCCAGCAGTGCCAGCACCGGCAGCATTGGATAGAAGTAGTGGATGTAGGGCCGTAGGCTGAGCAGGGCCGCCAGCAGCAGCGCCGCTGCCCAGCCGGCGACCGGCCAGCCGGCATGTCGCCGGAGCGTCACCGCGCCGCCCAGGGCTGTCAGCAGCAGTGGCGCCAGCGGCGCCAGCAGATCGAGGAGCGCACTGAACGACCAGCGCGCCTGCGACTCGCGGGCATAGAGCTGGTTGTAGGTGACCAGCGCGAACCAGAGATCGCCCCACGCGTCTTGGGTGAGAAAAGGCACCAGACAGGGCAGGGCCACCAACAGCGCG encodes:
- a CDS encoding adenylosuccinate synthase, which gives rise to MSVVAVIGGQWGDEGKGRIVDLLAQHAHMVIRYSGGNNAGHTVINDRGVFKLHLIPAGIFNPSTANIIGTGVVVDPASLLEEMETLAAADVSFDRLYISDRAHVILPYHREQDRLQETLRGDGKIGTTGRGVGPAYSDKMERIGLRMADLRDEHTLRQQLARAASMKNAFFRALNGPQVVAEELFEQLRAYGQRLRAHIVPSHPLVQRALQRGERILLEGAQASLLDVDWGTYPYVTSSAPGAAGACQGSGIGPRHLSRILGVYKAYTTRVGGGPFPTELRDETGDLLRERGHEYGTTTGRPRRCGWFDAVAARYVAELNSLTHLVITKLDVLDPLPVIRICTGYRLKGELIDYMPTLASELERVEPIYEELPGWQSDTSAVRDYAALPANARRYLERLAELIGVPLAIISVGASRDASITRVPVEALFA
- a CDS encoding glycosyltransferase family 39 protein, encoding MSLPFARARVQTLTGAPALRQTQLTTALLIGALLIAVSMRLPALHLPLERDEGAYAYVAWSWLRGALPYRDLFDHKPPLIYLLYLPPLLLAEPSALAIRLWNTLLFLLSLWLLFLVGRRIWAPPVAALATLLFAAIGSAFQLQGLILNTDQALVLPLLAALWATLCWRATGQWRYTLLSGAALAAAALIKPVAVLLVPVALIASLGHTRNTGRALAGLLAGALLVALPCLVPFLTQDAWGDLWFALVTYNQLYARESQARWSFSALLDLLAPLAPLLLTALGGAVTLRRHAGWPVAGWAAALLLAALLSLRPYIHYFYPMLPVLALLAAACIAWLWRQHEPAPRAQLLSGIAALLLVVLLTAPMVRQNLQLIGATPAKLAERLYGEEGKHYFAPAPLVADYIRRHTPPDAPIHVFAAEPEIYLLAQRHAVSRYIYDYPLALLPAARAELRQALVTNPPTLIVTYYGIRADGFWEVVQAQNFEKLAEIGGYEIYGRP